In a single window of the Gossypium hirsutum isolate 1008001.06 chromosome D02, Gossypium_hirsutum_v2.1, whole genome shotgun sequence genome:
- the LOC107909718 gene encoding protein-tyrosine-phosphatase MKP1, with protein MFGQEENRLAGTAADAARQPYLRSISWTDRSPTKPNPKPPTNTKGRSCLPPLCIKRRPVEEWPNAGSDDLGVWPHPQTPRGSVKPLPSPGSNREFQLRKDKLAFYDKECSRIADHIYLGSDAVAKNREILAKNGITHVLNCVGFVCPEYFKNDLVYKTLWLQDNPSEDITSILYDVFDYFEDVREQGGRVLVHCCQGVSRSTSLVIAYLMWREVQSFEDAFQYVKTARGVTNPNTGFAFQLLQCQKRVHAAPASPNSLLRMYKMAPHSSYDALHLVPKLLNHPGIQGLDSRGAFIVHVPSAIYVWVGKKCSNIMSNRASLAANQVIRYERAQGPIITVREGEEPVKFWDALAIGQVSAAAEATNICVGERKVGDYDLDFELFHKALAGGVVPPFSVSAAESETCLPARENGWGRLRQKFANGIMKEFVNSSKLGCNLTPGTDRSIMIVDDTRRDSEAEDNVSLSSPSSPSIIPCGSPDSFDCFPDTSPIRSKGPCEDVEQLVTPCDSPLARRSPCGSPSSFSSFAASSPKFSSKSPTLSPSTSDYGSSFAFSPSSSNWSDFSYMSSRQPSPSGLEAIDIYSCLQSKETSLSPQKTFSSDHTLSVAITGSPCKGTSPSLAERRGSHPPPRMVLPSVDEQVPRNLVRSWSFSMPELDDDDVMNDVDCNQYEPEDDSEELTLDAEVVAVSIKSHGRTENQSEYGECHAQSGAIFENPRGITTMALYQWPTLSKVEMRGSHHILESGAAYMLLAPDASDCSGVLYIWLGREVMCGKGQSRSESSGGTNKDSHLHWESIGREFLNKMDLPLNASVQVVTEGEEPEQFWKLFNCYTDPKG; from the exons atGTTTGGGCAAGAAGAAAACCGGCTTGCCGGGACTGCTGCTGACGCCGCCCGGCAACCATATCTACGGTCAATTTCTTGGACCGACCGTTCACCAACTAAGCCGAACCCAAAACCGCCTACGAACACAAAAGGGAGATCATGTTTGCCTCCTCTTTGTATAAAAAGAAGGCCGGTGGAAGAGTGGCCAAACGCTGGCTCTGATGACCTTGGTGTCTGGCCTCATCCCCAGACGCCTAGAGGTTCTGTTAAGCCCCTTCCGAGTCCCGGTTCCAATAGGGAGTTTCAGTTGAGGAAAGATAAGCTAGCTTTCTATGACAAAGAGTGCTCCAGGATTGCGGATCATATATATTTAGGGAGTGATGCCGTCGCTAAGAACAGGGAAATTTTGGCCAAGAATGGGATTACTCATGTGTTGAACTGTGTTGGTTTTGTTTGTCCCGAGTATTTCAAGAACGATCTTGTTTACAAGACGCTATGGTTACAGGACAACCCGTCCGAGGATATCACTAGCATTTTGTATGATGTGTTTGATTACTTCGAGGATGTTCGGGAGCAAGGCGGGAGGGTTTTGGTGCACTGCTGCCAGGGAGTATCTAGATCGACTTCTTTGGTGATTGCGTATCTCATGTGGAGGGAAGTGCAGAGCTTCGAGGATGCATTTCAGTATGTGAAGACAGCTCGTGGGGTGACTAATCCCAATACAGGGTTCGCTTTCCAACTTTTGCAGTGCCAAAAGAGGGTGCATGCGGCGCCTGCAAGCCCTAATTCTTTGCTTAGGATGTATAAAATGGCTCCACACTCCTCGTATGATGCTCTTCATCTTGTGCCAAAATTGTTGAATCATCCAGGTATACAAGGGCTTGACTCCCGTGGGGCCTTCATTGTGCATGTTCCTTCAGCTATTTATGTTTGGGTTGGAAAGAAATGCAGCAATATTATGTCCAACAGGGCTAGTTTGGCTGCCAATCAGGTTATTCGATATGAACGGGCGCAGGGTCCTATTATAACTGTTAGAGAAGGGGAAGAGCCTGTGAAATTCTGGGATGCTCTTGCTATTGGACAGGTCTCAGCAGCTGCCGAAGCAACCAATATTTGCGTTGGTGAACGGAAGGTAGGCGATTATGATTTGGATTTTGAGCTTTTCCATAAGGCACTTGCTGGTGGTGTTGTTCCACCATTTTCAGTGTCTGCTGCTGAATCAGAAACTTGCCTTCCTGCCAGAGAGAATGGATGGGGTAGGCTAAGGCAGAAGTTTGCTAATGGCATCATGAAAGAATTTGTCAATTCATCCAAATTGGGTTGTAATTTGACTCCTGGCACTGATAGATCAATTATGATTGTCGACGACACTCGTAGAGATTCAGAAGCAGAAGATAATGTTTCACTCTCATCACCATCCTCGCCATCAATCATTCCATGTGGGTCACCCGACTCCTTTGATTGTTTCCCAGATACTAGCCCGATTCGAAGTAAAGGTCCGTGTGAAGATGTAGAACAATTAGTTACTCCTTGTGATTCTCCACTGGCACGAAGGTCCCCTTGTGGTTCACCAAGTTCTTTTTCTAGTTTTGCGGCTAGCAGCCCAAAATTCAGTTCCAAGTCTCCTACACTTTCACCTTCAACGTCTGACTATGGCAGTTCATTCGCTTTTTCGCCTTCATCCTCTAATTGGTCTGACTTTTCGTATATGTCTTCTCGGCAACCTTCACCTTCAGGCCTGGAAGCTATTGATATATATTCTTGTTTACAATCTAAAGAAACTTCCCTTTCACCCCAAAAAACATTTTCTTCTGATCATACTTTGAGTGTGGCAATTACTGGTTCGCCCTGTAAAGGTACTTCTCCGTCACTTGCTGAGCGCCGAGGGAGTCATCCTCCACCACGCATGGTGTTACCATCAGTTGATGAACAAGTCCCCAGGAATCTTGTGAGGTCTTGGTCCTTTTCTATGCCCGAGTTGGATGATGATGATGTAATGAATGATGTAGATTGTAATCAATATGAGCCCGAAGATGATTCAGAGGAGTTAACGTTAGATGCTGAAGTTGTTGCTGTTAGCATTAAGTCACATGGGAGGACTGAAAATCAAAGTGAATACGGTGAATGTCATGCTCAATCCGGTGCTATCTTTGAGAACCCTAGAGGAATAACCACCATGGCTCTATATCAGTGGCCTACACTCAGTAAAGTGGAGATGCGTGGATCTCATCACATCCTTGAGTCTGGAGCAGCATATATGTTGTTAGCTCCAGATGCAAGTGATTGTTCTGGTGTTTTATATATCTGGCTAGGCCGTGAAGTTATGTGCGGAAAAGGTCAAAGCCGATCTGAAAGCTCTGGTGGCACAAACAAGGATAGTCATCTTCATTGGGAATCTATTGGCCGTGAATTTCTTAACAAAATGGATTTGCCATTAAATGCCTCGGTGCAG GTAGTCACAGAAGGCGAGGAGCCGGAGCAATTTTGGAAGCTTTTCAACTGTTATACCGATCCCAAAGGCTGA
- the LOC107909719 gene encoding uncharacterized protein, protein MRLSVLGFFCFFFAPSLCRVPSETHVKTEPEHASTPPRGWNSYDSFCWTISEEEFLQNAEIVSNRLKPHGYEYVVVDYLWYRRKVEGAYTDSLGFDVIDEWGRPIPDPGRWPSSKGGKGFSEVAKKVHGMGLKLGIHVMRGISLQSFNANTPILDTVKGSAYVDFGRQWRAKDIGVKERACAWMSHGFMSVNTKLEAGRAFLRSLYLQYAEWGVDFVKHDCVFGDDLDVEEITFVSEVLRKLDRPIIYSLSPGTSVTPAMAKEVSGLVNMYRITGDDWDTWRDVLSHFDITRDFSTAKMIGAKGLLGRSWPDLDMLPLGWLTDPGSNEGPHRTSNLNLDEQRTQITLWAMAKSPLMFGGDVRKLDETTYNLITNPTLLEINSFSLNNMEFPYITSRRRCRSKEKVLSQDLAEGGMLGIRALGLITCKDAKANGWSTKALDQDLEQICWKEKPESKFEEPPCLYKRKPLVASGVEMIYKKQYEGTLHLLESDGMELCLDASPRRRLTSKEFGGGSFSPCKWDANQMWELNGTGSLVNSYSGLCATMDLLKVDAGSNEIRSWIATGRRGEIYLAIFNLNPKKTVISTNIADIGKVFPWKNMKGASCKYHEIWSGKSGVTKQMISIAVEKHGCSLFVLTCD, encoded by the exons ATGAGGCTATCGGTCCTCGGCTTCTTCTGTTTCTTCTTCGCTCCCTCTCTCTGCAG GGTACCATCTGAAACACATGTAAAGACTGAACCAGAACATGCTAGCACCCCACCAAGAGGTTGGAACTCTTATGATTCCTTTTGCTGGACCATATCCGAGGAAGAATTCTTGCAAAATGCTGAAATTGTTTCTAACCGTCTTAAGCCGCATGGATATGAG TATGTTGTGGTGGATTACCTTTGGTATAGAAGGAAGGTGGAAGGGGCTTACACTGATTCTCTTGGATTTGATGTGATTGATGAATGGGGGAGGCCAATTCCTGACCCAGGAAGATGGCCGTCATCCAAAGGTGGGAAAGGTTTTTCAGAAGTAGCAAAGAAAGTACACGGCATGGGTTTGAAGTTGGGAATTCATGTTATGAGAGGGATAAGCCTGCAATCTTTTAATGCAAACACCCCCATCTTAGACACTGTCAAG GGATCTGCATATGTAGATTTCGGCAGACAGTGGAGGGCAAAAGATATAGGGGTCAAGGAGAGGGCTTGTGCTTGGATGTCTCATGGTTTCATGAGTGTAAATACCAAGCTAGAGGCTGGAAGAGCCTTCTTGAGGTCACTTTATCTCCAATATGCTGAGTGGGGTGTTGATTTTG TAAAACACGACTGTGTATTTGGCGATGATTTGGATGTAGAAGAGATAACCTTTGTATCAGAG GTTCTGAGAAAGCTTGATCGCCCCATTATATATTCATTGTCCCCTGGTACCAGTGTGACACCAGCTATGGCTAAAGAAGTTAGTGGACTAGTCAACATGTACAGGATTACTGGAGATGATTGGGATACATGGAGGGATGTTTTATCCCACTTTGATATTACCAG aGACTTTTCTACTGCTAAAATGATAGGTGCCAAGGGCTTGCTGGGGAGGTCGTGGCCTGACTTGGATATGTTACCATTGGGATGGCTCACTGATCCAG GTTCGAATGAAGGTCCACATAGAACTTCTAATCTTAATCTCGATGAGCAAAGAACTCAG ATAACTTTATGGGCTATGGCCAAATCGCCTCTCATGTTTGGAGGAGATGTAAGAAAGCTGGATGAAACCACATACAATCTGATCACGAACCCTACACTGCTTGAGATAAACTCTTTCAGCTTAAACAATATGGAG TTTCCTTATATCACGAGCAGAAGAAGATGTAGAAGTAAGGAAAAGGTTCTCTCGCAGGATTTGGCCGAAGGTGGCATGTTAGGTATACGAGCTTTGGGTCTTATTACCTGCAAGGATGCCAAAGCAAATGGTTGGTCAACTAAAGCTCTTGATCAAGATCTTGAACAAATCTGCTGGAAAGAGAAACCGGAGAGCAAATTTGAGGAACCTCCATGCCTTTACAAGAGAAAACCTCTTGTGGCTTC GGGTGTGGAGATGATCTACAAGAAACAATACGAGGGAACGCTTCATTTATTAGAAAGTGATGGTATGGAATTATGCTTGGATGCTTCTCCAAGAAGGAGGCTTACATCAAAAGAATTTGGGGGAGGTTCTTTCTCACCTTGCAAGTGGGATGCTAATCAG ATGTGGGAGTTGAATGGTACTGGTTCCCTTGTAAACAGTTATTCTGGTCTATGTGCAACGATGGACTTACTGAAAG TTGATGCTGGTTCGAACGAAATTCGTTCATGGATTGCAACCGGGAGAAGAG GAGAAATATATCTTGCGATTTTCAATTTGAACCCGAAGAAGACAGTGATATCTACTAACATAGCAGACATAGGTAAGGTATTTCCCTGGAAAAACATGAAAGGAGCATCATGCAAGTACCATGAAATTTGGAGTGGAAAGTCTGGAGTGACAAAGCAGATGATATCAATAGCAGTGGAGAAGCATGGTTGTTCTTTGTTTGTTCTAACCTGTGATTAG